One stretch of Deltaproteobacteria bacterium DNA includes these proteins:
- a CDS encoding two-component sensor histidine kinase, giving the protein MIQKIDQANRDKEQRASPKITTKGGEESVKPQRLVRYFSFSGFFVILIFALLLSLFISHQAKSMLLDENEDYAELVARYLNRQVSQQFINAILSYGYTRVHLRERFQFELMDRAVRKSIHGFKIDRVNIYDFDGMIVYSTDSELIETTGQDSKPYKAALKGKSTSTLITRQGRFGGFGQTRTLQTFSPIRRVLLSGDEDYIMGVFEIHQDLTEAYAEIVNFQYLSIVTSLLFMTLLFMVLRQIVKRADKIIEERNAERRRFQEKLYQSERLAELGQMIAAVSHEVRNPLGIISSTSEILRGKLKQYEPDNQLAEVIVQESKRLNQIVTEFLDFARPKVPKITTTSLKDVLDKNLYYLSSELEKGGVKVIRRYGGPAVIQADPDQLYQAFLNIFLNAIQAMPEGGQINVKTTGINGQKGDMAEVVISDTGEGIEPETLKNIFNPFFTTKDKGSGLGLSIVRNIIENHKGEVFIEPAEGGGARVVIHLPVTQDL; this is encoded by the coding sequence ATGATCCAGAAGATAGACCAGGCTAATCGGGACAAAGAACAAAGGGCGAGTCCGAAGATAACCACTAAGGGCGGCGAGGAAAGCGTTAAGCCACAGCGCCTTGTCAGGTATTTTTCATTTAGCGGCTTCTTCGTCATCCTGATTTTCGCCCTGCTGCTGAGCCTCTTTATCTCCCACCAAGCCAAAAGCATGCTTTTAGACGAAAACGAAGATTACGCCGAACTAGTGGCCAGATACTTAAATCGCCAGGTATCCCAGCAGTTTATCAATGCGATTCTTTCCTATGGCTACACCAGAGTTCATCTTAGAGAAAGATTCCAGTTCGAACTCATGGACAGGGCGGTTCGCAAATCCATCCACGGGTTCAAGATTGATAGAGTCAATATCTATGACTTCGACGGCATGATCGTCTACAGCACGGACTCAGAGCTGATTGAGACCACCGGTCAGGATTCCAAGCCTTATAAGGCCGCTCTGAAAGGAAAATCCACCTCCACCCTGATCACCCGCCAAGGTCGTTTTGGCGGCTTTGGCCAGACCCGAACGCTCCAGACCTTTTCTCCCATTCGGCGGGTGCTGCTCAGCGGTGATGAAGACTATATTATGGGGGTTTTTGAGATCCATCAAGACCTGACAGAGGCTTACGCCGAGATCGTTAACTTCCAATATCTGAGTATCGTGACCTCGCTTTTGTTCATGACCCTGCTTTTTATGGTGCTGCGCCAGATTGTAAAACGGGCAGATAAAATCATTGAAGAGCGGAACGCGGAGCGCCGGAGGTTTCAAGAAAAACTGTATCAATCCGAAAGGCTGGCCGAACTGGGTCAGATGATCGCTGCGGTATCCCATGAGGTCCGCAACCCGCTGGGTATCATTAGCAGCACCTCTGAAATCCTCCGTGGCAAGCTTAAACAGTATGAGCCGGACAATCAACTGGCTGAGGTCATTGTGCAGGAATCCAAACGACTCAACCAGATCGTGACCGAATTTCTTGACTTTGCCCGACCCAAGGTGCCCAAGATCACGACAACCAGCCTCAAGGATGTACTGGACAAGAATCTGTATTACTTATCCTCAGAGTTGGAAAAGGGCGGCGTCAAGGTCATACGCCGTTACGGCGGACCGGCTGTCATTCAGGCCGATCCAGATCAGCTTTATCAGGCCTTTCTCAATATTTTCCTTAATGCTATTCAGGCCATGCCAGAGGGTGGTCAGATCAACGTGAAGACCACGGGCATAAATGGTCAAAAAGGGGATATGGCCGAAGTGGTCATTAGCGATACCGGCGAAGGCATTGAACCTGAAACGCTAAAAAATATCTTTAACCCCTTTTTTACCACCAAGGATAAAGGCAGCGGCTTGGGGCTGTCCATTGTCAGGAACATCATCGAAAACCATAAAGGGGAGGTCTTTATCGAACCCGCTGAAGGCGGTGGGGCGCGAGTGGTAATCCACCTCCCGGTTACACAAGATTTGTAA
- a CDS encoding sigma-54-dependent Fis family transcriptional regulator has translation METILVVDDEKNYLVVMSTLLSEQGYEVFTAENGWQALELIEESDLELVLTDMKMPQMDGIELLTRIHEVRPDQPVIVMTAFGTVEKAVQAMKAGAFDYITKPFQNEELMLTIRKALDMYKLVRENKALTQELRQRYQFENIIGKTRVMQDIFRLIEKVADTPANVLITGESGTGKELIARAIHQGNQARRDNRFITINCAALPESLLESELFGHEKGAFTGAIATRKGRFELSNGGTVFLDEIGDMPLSLQVKLMRVIQEREFERVGGTKTIKVDVRLVAASNQDLKQAVAEKRFRGDLLYRLNVIHIHLPPLRERTDDIPLLVNHFQRLYGEKSGRSDLTVSPEAMQRIYAYHWPGNVRELENAIERAVILCPDRTIRPEDLPEDLSEGAEGQHQTEAEMLSDLDRFIPPQMGLNKALETIEKKMIEQALKRTNNVQAHAASLLGIKKNVMQYKLKKYNLS, from the coding sequence ATGGAAACCATTCTCGTTGTAGATGACGAAAAGAACTACCTGGTGGTAATGAGCACCCTGTTGTCCGAGCAGGGTTATGAGGTCTTCACCGCTGAGAACGGGTGGCAAGCTCTGGAATTGATTGAAGAATCGGACCTGGAGCTGGTTCTGACCGATATGAAGATGCCGCAGATGGACGGAATCGAGCTGCTAACCCGGATCCACGAGGTCCGACCGGACCAGCCGGTCATCGTTATGACTGCCTTTGGAACCGTGGAAAAAGCGGTTCAGGCTATGAAAGCCGGGGCCTTTGACTACATAACCAAACCCTTTCAGAACGAAGAACTGATGCTGACCATCCGCAAGGCCCTGGACATGTACAAGCTGGTCCGGGAAAATAAGGCGCTCACCCAGGAATTGAGGCAGCGGTACCAGTTTGAAAATATCATCGGTAAGACCAGGGTCATGCAGGACATCTTCCGCCTCATTGAAAAGGTGGCCGATACCCCGGCCAATGTGCTGATCACCGGGGAGAGCGGCACAGGCAAGGAACTCATTGCCCGGGCCATCCATCAAGGCAACCAGGCTCGGCGAGACAACCGGTTCATCACCATCAACTGTGCGGCCCTGCCTGAAAGCCTGCTTGAAAGTGAGCTCTTCGGCCATGAAAAAGGCGCGTTCACCGGCGCCATCGCCACCCGGAAAGGGCGCTTCGAACTCTCCAACGGCGGGACTGTCTTTCTCGATGAAATCGGGGACATGCCTCTGTCCCTCCAGGTCAAGCTGATGAGGGTCATTCAGGAACGGGAGTTTGAAAGGGTCGGCGGAACCAAGACCATCAAGGTGGACGTGCGGCTGGTAGCCGCCTCCAACCAGGACCTTAAGCAGGCCGTGGCCGAGAAGCGATTTCGCGGGGACCTCTTATATCGCCTCAATGTCATCCATATCCATCTGCCGCCCCTGAGAGAAAGAACCGATGATATACCTTTACTGGTAAACCATTTCCAGCGGTTGTACGGCGAAAAAAGCGGCCGATCAGACCTGACCGTCTCCCCGGAAGCCATGCAGCGCATCTATGCCTACCACTGGCCAGGCAATGTCCGGGAGCTGGAAAACGCTATCGAACGGGCCGTCATCCTCTGTCCAGATCGAACGATTCGGCCCGAAGACCTGCCAGAAGACCTGAGTGAGGGAGCTGAAGGCCAGCACCAAACTGAAGCAGAGATGCTTTCTGATCTGGATAGATTCATTCCACCTCAGATGGGGCTTAATAAAGCCCTGGAAACAATCGAAAAAAAGATGATCGAGCAGGCCCTGAAAAGGACCAACAACGTCCAGGCCCATGCGGCCTCCCTCCTGGGTATCAAG